A genomic region of Prosthecobacter algae contains the following coding sequences:
- a CDS encoding exosortase/archaeosortase family protein: MTAFTHTHGKVLALLGLLLTALLFWQPYAAGYGDFRLTLWQELLIRWRDPTWQHGFLAPIIAAWLVWRQRAALAALPVKGSLWGLVGTGLALLFYYAGYKANNYYLGAFGVQCLLAGSVLWLWGWEQGKRLFFAWLMLGFMWPLVFLEETLGYRLQVLMVESVSIVLNLLQVDTIRDGTALVSAPDPEAGRVLGQLFHLRVDGPCSGMRSLFALLMVSALFGYFSQRTWGRRLALFACSFPLAILANMVRIFILLGGTVLWGADFAIGNAEQKVSNFHFASGIVVYLVALAGLQKIGGLMNRMLGKPTLPATRETATPSAALPAFSWIALGLLPLMVAGTLVACRLSPEVKAGNEAGVLMELPAGIGRFIGDEEAPDKVEKELLPADTEIVKRRYRTLSSPEWRDVANVTLVLSGAERRSIHRPEVCLDGQGWTLLNSRVVPVEIAPGQVLEVKDLLIERVWVAPDGTRKPLRAHYVYWFVGTDVTTPHNATRVWLSSWDNISRNVNHRWAYPSISAWVTENLDPSETGQRRRGSEETMEVITGLIRDLAPRFQKSLMPEVSHAR, encoded by the coding sequence ATGACGGCTTTCACTCACACTCATGGAAAGGTGCTGGCGCTGCTGGGCTTGCTACTGACGGCACTGCTATTTTGGCAGCCCTATGCGGCGGGGTATGGGGACTTTCGTCTCACTCTTTGGCAAGAGCTGTTGATCCGGTGGAGGGACCCCACCTGGCAGCACGGCTTCCTGGCTCCCATCATCGCTGCCTGGCTGGTCTGGCGGCAGCGCGCAGCCCTGGCGGCACTGCCGGTCAAAGGCAGCCTTTGGGGACTGGTCGGCACGGGTTTGGCTTTGCTGTTCTATTATGCAGGGTACAAGGCGAACAACTATTACTTAGGTGCTTTCGGCGTGCAGTGTCTGTTGGCCGGAAGCGTGCTGTGGCTGTGGGGTTGGGAGCAAGGTAAACGGCTTTTCTTCGCTTGGCTGATGTTGGGATTCATGTGGCCGCTGGTGTTTCTGGAAGAGACGCTGGGCTATCGGTTGCAGGTGCTGATGGTAGAGAGCGTCTCCATCGTACTGAACCTGCTGCAGGTGGATACGATCCGCGATGGCACGGCCCTGGTCTCCGCCCCTGATCCTGAGGCCGGGCGTGTTTTGGGGCAGCTCTTTCATCTGCGGGTGGATGGGCCGTGCAGCGGCATGCGCTCGCTCTTTGCGCTGCTGATGGTCTCGGCCCTGTTTGGTTATTTCAGTCAGCGGACCTGGGGGAGGAGACTGGCCCTTTTTGCCTGCAGTTTTCCTCTGGCCATTCTGGCGAACATGGTGCGCATCTTCATTTTGTTAGGCGGCACCGTCCTGTGGGGGGCAGACTTCGCCATCGGCAATGCCGAACAGAAAGTCTCCAACTTCCATTTTGCCTCAGGCATCGTCGTTTACCTGGTGGCTCTTGCTGGGTTGCAAAAGATTGGGGGACTGATGAACCGTATGCTGGGCAAACCCACTTTGCCAGCCACGCGTGAGACTGCCACGCCCTCCGCAGCCCTGCCTGCTTTTTCCTGGATCGCCCTGGGGCTGCTACCCTTGATGGTGGCAGGCACGCTGGTGGCCTGCCGTCTATCGCCCGAGGTGAAGGCCGGTAATGAGGCCGGGGTTCTGATGGAACTGCCTGCTGGTATTGGCCGCTTCATCGGGGATGAGGAAGCCCCCGACAAGGTGGAAAAGGAACTGCTGCCAGCGGATACCGAGATTGTGAAGCGTCGCTATCGCACGCTGTCCTCGCCTGAATGGCGCGATGTGGCCAACGTCACGCTTGTGCTCTCTGGGGCGGAAAGGCGCAGCATTCACCGTCCTGAAGTTTGCCTGGACGGGCAGGGGTGGACGCTTCTGAATTCGCGAGTGGTGCCAGTGGAGATCGCCCCAGGACAGGTGCTGGAGGTGAAGGACCTGCTGATCGAGCGAGTGTGGGTGGCCCCAGATGGCACACGCAAGCCGCTGCGTGCGCATTACGTGTACTGGTTTGTGGGGACGGATGTCACCACACCGCACAATGCCACACGGGTGTGGCTCAGTAGCTGGGACAACATCAGCCGCAATGTCAATCATCGCTGGGCCTATCCGAGCATCAGCGCCTGGGTAACAGAAAATCTGGATCCGTCCGAAACCGGACAGCGCCGTCGTGGTTCAGAAGAGACGATGGAAGTCATTACCGGGCTGATACGCGACCTGGCCCCCCGTTTTCAAAAATCCCTGATGCCGGAGGTTTCCCATGCCCGTTGA
- a CDS encoding acyltransferase — protein MPVETAPRRLDKDTELLIDALRGIAALLVLFTHAFDLAVSDAYGWNYASNPEGWRWARASLGHAGFLVWCFFMISGVCIHQSISQSLARGQFNWKQYALARITRIYPLFLLGLGLALLAWAFHEDFGEGYNATPWRELAASLFSLQIFTTPFPAYETSWSLSCEMIYYAAWPIILFLMRGHVGRASAFSLISVLLVIGGIMVLWKVGHEMETSAFVEGAWTVAVLFPVWVCGAWLAANWGSDRLSISHRTWKMSILLCLLSEGLLVVMKFKEYPAWAVHMAGWSSIPGLMLFLAGARHARLASWVRARPVCAWLGQFSYPCYILHMQLLLLLDHWVDEYAGQWVHKHPLWHTALEFGVVLLLLAWLGPRLERLTMRWRASFLGNTRPPVKV, from the coding sequence ATGCCCGTTGAGACTGCCCCCAGACGCCTGGACAAGGACACCGAACTGCTGATTGATGCCCTGCGCGGCATCGCGGCACTTCTGGTGCTTTTCACTCACGCCTTTGATCTGGCTGTTTCGGATGCCTATGGCTGGAACTATGCGAGCAACCCGGAGGGCTGGCGCTGGGCACGAGCCAGCCTGGGGCATGCAGGTTTCTTGGTCTGGTGCTTTTTTATGATTTCTGGGGTGTGCATTCACCAGTCCATCTCCCAGAGCCTGGCCCGGGGGCAGTTTAATTGGAAACAGTACGCACTGGCACGGATCACCCGCATTTATCCCTTGTTCCTCCTGGGGCTGGGGCTGGCGCTGCTGGCCTGGGCCTTTCATGAGGACTTCGGGGAAGGATACAATGCCACGCCTTGGCGGGAGCTGGCGGCCAGCCTGTTCAGCCTGCAGATCTTTACCACGCCCTTTCCTGCCTATGAGACCTCGTGGAGCCTGAGCTGCGAGATGATCTATTACGCCGCCTGGCCGATCATCCTCTTTTTGATGCGTGGGCACGTGGGCCGGGCCTCGGCTTTCTCCCTGATTTCTGTGCTCCTAGTTATAGGCGGCATCATGGTCCTGTGGAAGGTGGGGCATGAGATGGAGACCAGCGCTTTTGTGGAAGGGGCCTGGACGGTGGCGGTGCTTTTTCCAGTCTGGGTTTGCGGGGCCTGGCTGGCGGCAAACTGGGGCAGTGACAGGCTTTCGATTTCTCATCGCACCTGGAAAATGTCCATCCTGCTATGTCTGCTGTCTGAGGGGCTGCTTGTCGTGATGAAGTTCAAGGAATACCCAGCCTGGGCCGTCCACATGGCGGGTTGGAGTTCCATTCCGGGACTGATGCTTTTCCTGGCGGGTGCACGTCATGCTCGGTTGGCTTCTTGGGTCAGGGCGCGGCCTGTGTGCGCCTGGCTGGGCCAGTTCAGCTACCCCTGTTACATCCTGCACATGCAGCTTCTTCTTCTTCTGGACCATTGGGTGGATGAATACGCAGGGCAATGGGTGCACAAGCACCCGCTGTGGCATACTGCCCTTGAGTTCGGGGTGGTATTGCTGCTGCTGGCTTGGCTGGGGCCACGGCTGGAAAGGCTGACGATGCGCTGGCGGGCGTCATTTCTGGGGAATACTCGCCCCCCGGTGAAAGTCTAA
- a CDS encoding PHP domain-containing protein, with amino-acid sequence MMLSQTSALLRAELHCHTTASSDGMITPDGLLKAARLHKLDIIAITDHDTTVGAFEFKKWFRRKNSPTEILIGEERTLANKCHIIGLFLQGDIASTELQPVMDEIHAQGGLVLVPHPYRLKDGLLGPRGLGFSGLASVDAFEIHNAKGSHADNTRMREDMPGLPCGIFGGSDAHYEADVGQCVNEMEVCGSAEATVRAMLARRTPFHILAKAQHASSGERKYASGYYAVKRFVQVPKPLLPLAKKAYRLYWNARQGNRPHSLTEIA; translated from the coding sequence ATGATGCTCTCCCAAACATCCGCTCTGTTGCGGGCGGAACTGCACTGCCACACCACGGCCTCCAGTGATGGCATGATCACGCCGGATGGACTGCTGAAGGCGGCCCGTCTGCATAAGCTGGATATCATCGCCATCACGGATCACGACACCACCGTGGGAGCGTTTGAATTCAAGAAATGGTTTCGCAGGAAGAATTCGCCCACGGAGATCCTCATTGGTGAAGAGCGCACGCTGGCCAACAAATGCCACATCATCGGCCTTTTTCTCCAGGGGGACATTGCCTCCACGGAACTGCAGCCGGTCATGGATGAGATTCACGCCCAGGGCGGCCTGGTGCTGGTGCCGCATCCGTATCGCTTGAAAGACGGTTTGTTAGGCCCGCGTGGTCTTGGCTTTTCCGGCCTGGCCTCGGTCGATGCCTTTGAAATCCACAATGCCAAAGGCAGCCACGCAGACAACACACGCATGCGTGAGGACATGCCGGGCTTGCCCTGTGGCATCTTTGGCGGCAGCGACGCTCATTATGAGGCCGATGTGGGCCAGTGTGTGAACGAGATGGAGGTCTGCGGCTCGGCCGAGGCGACCGTTCGCGCCATGCTGGCCCGCCGCACTCCATTCCATATCCTCGCCAAGGCCCAGCACGCCAGTTCGGGCGAGCGCAAGTATGCCTCGGGATACTACGCCGTGAAGCGCTTTGTCCAGGTGCCGAAGCCGCTGCTTCCGCTGGCGAAAAAAGCCTACCGCCTTTATTGGAATGCCCGTCAGGGAAATCGGCCGCACTCGCTCACCGAGATCGCCTAG
- a CDS encoding aminotransferase class I/II-fold pyridoxal phosphate-dependent enzyme — translation MHKKSIRKLAQLHGWWTYQSFLKRTRTWSEDQRQAWIRKQMQKTLVAAYEGTRYYAEVFKGIGFDPRTDFEGPQTLAKLPVLTKEIIRERFEDLVDPRYRRLSAYAETSGTTGKPMRMLLNESYIALDYACMYEMWAQAGYRFRDPFLALRSYVPSRVGDPLWIHDKAQNTLFMSAYHFSPRLAEEYMRAIQDFQPKFIRTYPSSLLVLAEYLERTGQKLPSVKGLFTASETLALHEREAIERVFGKILFDWYGMTEPTLVAYEGADHDGLNIVWQYGHAEFLPDDTLAPGDCRLIATSLQNPVMPFIRYDTGDIVTRHASESEATLYPRKLARVQGRKDDVILTPDGRRLPSVNFYSVFRSAPGVVRFQIVQYGASDIVVNIESTEGTFERHPAFTKVKEELRSRFGDAMAVEYRINQRFETNRDGKTPVVVRRRANKAVEERKEYVLSSQVAWSRSRAGEDILKLDWNEADRLPSERVRARLAALVQDPHSIIWYPEAYPAALHQALATHHQVAEANLLATHGSDMALAYLTQCYVTSGDKVMIVAPGYDNFRAVAEQRGGQALHFTFNGEGEYPLQEMLRTIQAELPRLIYLTNPNNPIGYVLSPESIAAICSAAAKESALVVVDEAYAEFAETDCVSLISQFSNLVIVRTFSKAFGLAGLRVGYLLGDVGVIETIRRVANPKHLTTFAQVAAQTVLEDWPQVKAHIEEVKVQRSRFIAFLQSHQVKCFPSHGNFVLFQMPQASALARWFEAKGILIRDRSGQLADSVRITIGGKESTDCLIAMFEEYWRAQAAGEMTDG, via the coding sequence ATGCATAAAAAGTCCATCCGCAAATTGGCCCAGCTTCACGGCTGGTGGACCTACCAGTCCTTTTTGAAGCGCACCCGCACCTGGTCGGAGGATCAGCGCCAAGCCTGGATCCGCAAGCAGATGCAGAAGACCCTCGTCGCCGCCTATGAGGGCACCCGTTATTATGCGGAGGTGTTTAAAGGCATCGGTTTTGACCCCCGTACCGACTTCGAAGGTCCGCAGACTTTGGCGAAGCTGCCGGTGCTGACCAAGGAGATCATCCGCGAGCGTTTTGAGGACCTCGTGGACCCGCGTTACCGCCGCCTAAGCGCCTATGCCGAGACGAGTGGCACCACGGGCAAGCCCATGCGCATGCTGCTGAACGAGAGCTACATCGCGCTCGACTATGCCTGCATGTATGAAATGTGGGCGCAGGCCGGGTATCGTTTTCGCGATCCTTTCCTGGCGCTGCGCAGTTACGTTCCATCCCGTGTCGGGGACCCGCTGTGGATTCATGACAAGGCGCAGAACACGCTGTTCATGTCGGCCTATCATTTCTCCCCGCGTCTGGCGGAGGAGTACATGCGGGCCATCCAGGACTTTCAGCCCAAGTTCATCCGCACTTATCCTTCTTCCCTCCTGGTGCTGGCAGAATATCTGGAGCGCACAGGCCAGAAGTTGCCTTCAGTGAAGGGTTTGTTCACGGCGTCCGAAACGTTAGCTCTTCACGAACGCGAGGCCATCGAGCGCGTGTTTGGCAAGATCCTCTTTGACTGGTATGGCATGACGGAGCCCACCCTCGTCGCCTATGAAGGGGCGGATCATGATGGGCTGAATATCGTCTGGCAGTATGGTCATGCGGAGTTTTTGCCGGATGACACCCTGGCTCCAGGCGACTGCCGCCTCATCGCCACCAGCCTGCAAAATCCGGTGATGCCCTTCATCCGATATGACACGGGCGACATCGTCACGCGCCATGCCTCGGAGAGTGAGGCGACCCTCTATCCTCGCAAGCTTGCCCGTGTGCAGGGGCGCAAAGATGACGTCATCCTCACGCCCGATGGCCGCCGCCTGCCCTCGGTGAATTTCTACTCGGTCTTCCGTTCGGCCCCTGGGGTGGTGAGATTTCAGATCGTCCAATATGGGGCATCGGACATCGTGGTGAACATCGAAAGCACCGAGGGCACCTTTGAGCGGCATCCTGCCTTCACGAAGGTGAAGGAAGAGCTGCGTTCCCGGTTTGGCGATGCCATGGCTGTGGAGTATCGCATCAACCAGCGTTTTGAAACGAACCGCGATGGCAAGACGCCCGTGGTCGTCCGACGCCGGGCCAACAAGGCTGTGGAGGAGCGCAAAGAATACGTGCTGTCCTCGCAGGTCGCATGGTCGCGTTCCAGGGCAGGGGAGGACATCCTCAAACTCGATTGGAATGAGGCGGACAGGCTGCCTTCGGAGCGTGTGCGGGCGCGGCTGGCGGCCCTGGTGCAGGATCCGCATTCCATCATCTGGTACCCTGAGGCCTACCCGGCTGCGCTGCATCAGGCCCTGGCTACGCATCATCAGGTGGCCGAGGCCAATCTGCTGGCCACGCATGGGTCCGACATGGCCCTGGCTTACCTCACTCAATGTTATGTCACCAGCGGGGACAAGGTGATGATCGTCGCCCCTGGGTACGACAATTTCCGCGCAGTGGCGGAACAGCGGGGCGGTCAGGCCCTGCATTTCACCTTCAATGGCGAGGGCGAGTATCCGCTGCAGGAAATGCTGCGCACGATCCAGGCGGAACTCCCTCGGCTGATTTACCTGACGAATCCAAACAACCCGATCGGCTACGTGCTTTCTCCTGAAAGCATTGCGGCGATTTGCTCAGCGGCGGCCAAAGAGTCCGCCCTGGTGGTGGTGGATGAAGCCTACGCCGAGTTTGCCGAAACGGACTGTGTTTCCCTCATCAGCCAGTTTTCGAACCTCGTCATCGTGCGCACTTTTTCCAAGGCCTTTGGGTTGGCGGGGCTGCGCGTGGGCTACCTCCTGGGCGACGTGGGGGTGATCGAGACGATTCGCCGGGTCGCCAACCCCAAGCACCTAACCACTTTTGCTCAAGTCGCTGCCCAGACCGTGCTGGAAGACTGGCCCCAGGTGAAGGCGCACATCGAGGAAGTGAAGGTGCAGCGCAGCCGTTTCATTGCCTTTCTTCAGTCGCATCAGGTGAAATGCTTCCCTTCTCATGGCAATTTTGTTCTTTTCCAAATGCCGCAGGCATCAGCCCTAGCGCGTTGGTTTGAAGCCAAGGGTATTTTGATTCGCGACCGCTCCGGCCAGTTGGCCGACAGTGTACGCATCACCATTGGCGGAAAGGAAAGCACCGACTGCCTGATCGCGATGTTTGAAGAATATTGGCGCGCCCAGGCCGCTGGTGAGATGACGGATGGCTGA
- a CDS encoding bi-domain-containing oxidoreductase — protein MLQLAQYQDGRLELQDVPLPVPPPGGILVRTTCSVISPGTEKMKVEQARMSLLQKAKARPDQVKKVLDTARTLGWKAAMEKVRNRLESPSPLGYSAAGVVVAVDEMNSRFRVGDRVACGGAECAFHAEMIAVPDLLASRIPDGVEDWQAAYTTLSAISMQAVRQAGTQLGDRVLVLGQGLVGLLATSLLRASGVRVMGADYVGSRLDTALKLGAERVVNPGQTKLAEAVREWTDGDGVDAVLLCVGGQGSDAADTAIACLRDRGVMVIVGIYDAELSWKTAYMKDIQVRYSRSYGPGRYDPQYEWGGKDYPIGYVRWTENRNFEACLQLMKSGQLYLAPVTTRRSRFAEAVSVYDALMQAGNADIGVVLEYGAAQEMSDSRVASLVSHSEVAKAGASRLSVPAPGLDVIGAGNFARTMLLPHLKGRVVLGSIVNATGLSARHVKEKFGFSQAETDAEGVFAKPGRALMIGTRHHLHAPLVLRGLAAGHQVFVEKPLCLTRQELEQVDAAMAGTTGSVMVGFNRRFAPAAVELKKLLGTLPGSKTLAFHVFAGPLAPDHWYANVEESGGRILGEACHFFDFSCFLLGRPVKVMAQTVGRPATPDSVTAQIEFADGSSAQVIYSAEGDFAFPKESFRVFASGLVAECENFQKLTLFQNRKRSARSFSSKGHAEEMQSWAAYLQGTAEHPMSYADIRQSTRLTFAVLESLQQGAAIAL, from the coding sequence ATGCTTCAACTCGCCCAATATCAGGATGGCCGCCTCGAACTGCAGGACGTGCCCCTGCCTGTGCCGCCTCCTGGGGGAATCCTGGTGCGGACGACCTGCTCGGTTATCTCTCCCGGCACTGAAAAAATGAAGGTGGAGCAGGCGCGCATGTCCCTGCTGCAAAAGGCCAAGGCAAGGCCAGACCAGGTCAAAAAGGTGCTGGATACGGCCCGCACCCTGGGCTGGAAAGCAGCGATGGAAAAGGTGCGCAACCGTCTGGAATCCCCGTCGCCCTTAGGCTACTCGGCCGCAGGGGTGGTGGTGGCGGTGGATGAGATGAACTCCCGCTTCCGGGTGGGGGATCGCGTGGCCTGCGGAGGTGCGGAGTGCGCCTTTCACGCGGAAATGATCGCCGTGCCGGACTTGCTGGCCTCGAGAATTCCGGACGGCGTGGAGGACTGGCAGGCGGCCTACACCACGCTCAGCGCCATTTCGATGCAGGCCGTGCGGCAGGCCGGAACGCAACTGGGAGACCGGGTGCTGGTGCTCGGCCAGGGGCTTGTTGGCCTTTTGGCGACCAGCCTTTTGCGGGCTTCCGGCGTTCGTGTCATGGGTGCGGACTATGTGGGGTCTCGTCTCGATACTGCCTTAAAACTGGGGGCGGAACGAGTGGTCAATCCTGGCCAGACGAAGCTGGCCGAGGCCGTGCGTGAATGGACCGATGGCGACGGGGTGGATGCCGTGCTGCTTTGTGTGGGGGGGCAGGGAAGCGATGCGGCAGACACCGCCATCGCCTGCCTGCGGGATCGCGGCGTTATGGTCATCGTCGGCATTTATGATGCTGAGCTGTCGTGGAAGACTGCCTACATGAAGGACATTCAGGTGCGCTATTCCCGCAGCTACGGCCCGGGGCGGTATGATCCGCAGTATGAGTGGGGAGGGAAGGATTACCCCATCGGCTATGTGCGCTGGACGGAGAACCGCAATTTTGAAGCCTGCCTGCAATTGATGAAATCGGGTCAGCTATACCTCGCGCCTGTCACTACCCGGCGTTCCCGTTTTGCGGAGGCGGTGTCTGTTTATGATGCGCTGATGCAGGCGGGCAATGCGGACATCGGTGTGGTGCTGGAGTATGGGGCGGCGCAGGAGATGTCAGATTCTCGTGTGGCATCCTTGGTTAGTCACTCGGAGGTTGCAAAGGCAGGTGCCTCCCGGCTCAGCGTTCCAGCTCCGGGGCTGGATGTCATCGGTGCGGGGAATTTTGCCCGCACGATGCTACTGCCTCATCTGAAGGGCCGCGTAGTTCTGGGCAGCATCGTCAACGCCACGGGTCTCAGTGCCCGCCATGTGAAGGAGAAGTTTGGTTTCAGCCAAGCGGAGACGGATGCCGAGGGCGTTTTTGCCAAGCCAGGCCGTGCCCTGATGATCGGCACCCGCCATCATTTGCACGCACCGCTGGTTCTCCGGGGATTGGCCGCAGGTCACCAGGTCTTTGTGGAGAAACCTCTTTGCCTGACCCGCCAGGAATTGGAGCAGGTGGATGCGGCCATGGCGGGGACCACGGGCAGTGTGATGGTGGGGTTCAATCGCCGTTTTGCCCCCGCCGCTGTCGAATTGAAAAAGCTGCTGGGCACCTTGCCGGGGTCGAAGACCCTGGCGTTTCATGTCTTTGCCGGGCCGCTGGCCCCGGATCATTGGTATGCCAATGTGGAGGAAAGCGGCGGACGCATCCTGGGGGAAGCCTGCCACTTTTTTGACTTTTCATGCTTCCTGTTAGGTCGTCCCGTGAAGGTGATGGCGCAGACCGTGGGCCGTCCCGCTACTCCAGATTCAGTAACGGCCCAGATCGAGTTTGCGGATGGTTCTTCGGCCCAGGTCATTTATTCAGCCGAAGGCGACTTTGCCTTCCCCAAGGAAAGCTTCCGCGTTTTTGCCTCCGGGCTGGTGGCCGAGTGTGAGAACTTCCAAAAGCTGACGCTCTTCCAAAACCGCAAGCGCAGTGCCCGCTCCTTTTCATCCAAGGGTCATGCGGAGGAGATGCAGTCCTGGGCGGCCTATCTTCAGGGAACGGCGGAGCATCCCATGAGCTATGCGGACATCCGGCAAAGCACGAGGCTCACCTTTGCGGTGCTGGAAAGCCTTCAGCAAGGAGCCGCAATCGCCCTTTGA
- a CDS encoding heparinase II/III domain-containing protein, producing the protein MSLLKSITWYARRFQAMTPAEVSHRVQERWRQWTQPSFLKRLEEADPGRASVNSPRLPEKAAATMELRAHLADEARRLQAGQWQLFGWREVEVGAPPCWHRDAVCGVVIAPEKPAHRLNHRQLPDGADARTIWEINRWAEMTRLAMHGWLNDDLPAIRTAQVWLEDWCERNPPGLGINWTSPLEAALRLINFTWFDAIVQEAVKGQGAEMVRTAQALLVKRLVPVHAAWIWRYRSAGSSANNHLLGELSALVVATSRWPCLASMSCPADVAWDLLGKEVLHQFAPDGGSKEQALHYHLFAFDLAWLAVMTVGCKAGAVHDRLLAAAAYFQSLAQGGETWEFGDNDDAQVLPITLHRKNATQEWLDWLEGKEGVLHYWLGCGPQMARPPAHRAFSPSGMAVAAVNGWMVRLDASPLGFGALAAHGHGDALHVSVWDDGEALLIDPGTGGYYGHKELRAELAAWTAHNGPQPVRGFQTPRRMGAFLWMQHHAAPSVKAGESSLEATFGHEGHAFQRSVSIQDGTVTVQDVEAGGQTFSVRLIFSPQCQVLPASPEDGADWVIRRGAKRWLLKADVSGQRDALTECRVSPAYGSIEMASCLMLRSLKGRLTFSLVRMP; encoded by the coding sequence ATGAGCCTGCTGAAATCCATCACCTGGTACGCCCGCCGTTTTCAGGCCATGACGCCAGCTGAGGTGAGTCATCGCGTGCAGGAGCGGTGGCGGCAGTGGACCCAGCCCTCTTTCTTGAAGAGGCTGGAGGAAGCGGACCCTGGACGTGCGTCTGTGAATTCCCCACGGTTGCCTGAGAAGGCTGCCGCGACGATGGAACTGCGGGCGCATCTGGCGGATGAGGCGCGCCGGCTCCAGGCAGGTCAATGGCAGCTCTTTGGCTGGCGCGAGGTGGAAGTCGGAGCCCCGCCCTGCTGGCATCGCGATGCTGTTTGCGGCGTGGTGATTGCCCCGGAGAAACCGGCGCATCGTCTGAATCATCGCCAGTTGCCCGATGGCGCAGATGCCAGGACCATCTGGGAAATCAACCGCTGGGCCGAGATGACCCGTCTGGCCATGCATGGCTGGCTCAATGACGACCTCCCGGCCATCCGCACCGCCCAGGTATGGCTGGAGGACTGGTGCGAGCGCAACCCGCCGGGCCTTGGCATCAACTGGACGAGCCCGCTGGAAGCGGCCCTGCGCCTGATCAATTTTACTTGGTTTGACGCCATCGTCCAAGAGGCGGTGAAAGGGCAGGGGGCGGAGATGGTGAGGACCGCGCAGGCACTGCTGGTGAAACGGCTGGTGCCGGTGCATGCCGCCTGGATCTGGCGTTACCGCTCGGCAGGATCTTCGGCAAACAATCATTTGTTAGGGGAACTGTCGGCTCTTGTGGTGGCCACCTCGCGCTGGCCGTGCCTGGCCTCAATGAGCTGCCCGGCGGATGTGGCCTGGGACCTTCTTGGGAAGGAAGTGTTGCATCAGTTTGCCCCGGACGGAGGCTCGAAAGAGCAGGCCCTCCACTATCACCTGTTCGCTTTTGATCTCGCCTGGCTCGCCGTCATGACGGTGGGGTGCAAAGCCGGAGCTGTGCATGACCGACTACTAGCGGCTGCTGCTTATTTTCAGTCATTGGCCCAGGGCGGTGAAACCTGGGAATTCGGTGACAATGACGATGCCCAGGTCCTGCCCATCACTCTCCACCGGAAAAATGCCACGCAGGAGTGGCTGGATTGGCTTGAGGGTAAGGAAGGTGTGTTGCATTATTGGTTAGGTTGTGGGCCGCAGATGGCACGACCGCCAGCGCACCGTGCCTTTTCACCCAGTGGCATGGCCGTGGCCGCCGTGAATGGATGGATGGTCCGTCTGGATGCTTCCCCCCTCGGCTTCGGGGCCCTAGCGGCCCATGGTCACGGGGATGCCCTCCATGTTTCGGTGTGGGATGATGGGGAGGCGCTGCTGATTGATCCCGGCACGGGGGGCTACTATGGCCACAAGGAGCTGCGTGCCGAGCTGGCTGCCTGGACGGCCCACAACGGGCCGCAGCCAGTGCGCGGTTTCCAGACACCGCGAAGAATGGGGGCTTTTTTATGGATGCAGCATCATGCGGCCCCCTCTGTCAAAGCAGGCGAGTCATCTCTTGAAGCCACCTTTGGCCATGAAGGCCACGCGTTCCAAAGATCGGTCTCCATCCAAGACGGAACGGTGACTGTTCAGGATGTGGAAGCAGGTGGCCAGACCTTCAGCGTCAGGCTCATCTTCAGCCCGCAATGTCAAGTGCTGCCAGCTTCGCCTGAAGACGGTGCGGACTGGGTGATCCGGCGTGGGGCCAAACGCTGGCTTCTCAAGGCTGATGTTTCTGGGCAGCGGGACGCATTGACGGAGTGTCGTGTGTCCCCGGCCTACGGCAGCATCGAAATGGCGAGTTGTCTGATGCTGAGAAGCCTCAAGGGCCGACTGACTTTCAGTTTGGTCAGAATGCCGTAA